One genomic region from Gossypium hirsutum isolate 1008001.06 chromosome D13, Gossypium_hirsutum_v2.1, whole genome shotgun sequence encodes:
- the LOC107920599 gene encoding sucrose transport protein SUC3 isoform X1, whose amino-acid sequence MAGTSDSVSVKVPYRNLRKDSEVEMIDDPCHSRIDLNSSPGSPSTSASPPSASFPNGNSNLSSPIHVRSKDCSLITLASSCTIAAGVQFGWALQLSLLTPYIQTLGIEHAFSSFIWLCGPITGLVVQPCVGIWSDKCTSKYGRRRPFILAGSLMISLSVIIIGFSADIGYILGDTMEHCSTFKGTRTRAAFVFVIGFWMLDLANNTVQGPARALLADLSGPDQHNSSNAIFCLWMAVGNILGFSAGASGSWHRWFPFLESRACCEACANLKAAFLVAVVFLFFCTAVTILFAKEVPLPPPANESTHLSDSAPLLDDSTQNGFQHSNSKSDVSAVANANRSTAENGYERVSKLRHANSKDTNVQNEVFSDGPGAVLVNLLTSLRHLPPAMHSVLIVMALSWLSWFPFFLFDTDWMGREVYHGDPKGNAAEIKLYDQGVREGAFGLLLNSVVLGVSSFFIRPMCQRMGSRLVWATSNYTVFACMAITGIISLVSVKEYTQGIEHVIGGSAAIRIAALVVFTLLGFPLAITYSVPFSVTAELTADSGGGQGLAIGVLNLAIVIPQMIVSLGAGPWDALFGGGNIPAFILASFCALAAGVIATLRLPDLSSSFKSSGFHFG is encoded by the exons ATGGCAGGAACGAGTGACTCAGTTTCTGTCAAGGTTCCTTACAGGAACTTAAGGAAAGATTCGGAGGTTGAAATGATCGACGATCCATGTCATAGTCGGATCGATCTAAATTCGTCTCCTGGCTCTCCTTCAACTTCTGCTTCGCCGCCTTCGGCTAGTTTTCCCAACGGAAACTCTAACTTATCGTCGCCGATCCACGTTAGATCTAAGGATTGTAGCTTGATAACTCTCGCTTCTAGTTGTACGATCGCCGCCGGGGTTCAATTTGGTTGGGCTTTGCAACTATCGCTATTGACACCTTACATTCAG ACACTTGGAATAGAGCATGCTTTTTCTTCGTTCATTTGGCTCTGTGGTCCAATAACTGGTCTTGTG GTTCAACCTTGTGTCGGTATTTGGAGTGATAAATGCACTTCAAAATATGGAAGGAGACGGCCTTTTATCCTTGCTGGATCACTCATGATCTCTCTTTCT gtGATAATAATCGGATTTTCTGCAGACATTGGATACATTTTAGGTGATACGATGGAGCATTGCAG TACGTTTAAAGGTACACGAACGAGGGCGGCTTTTGTCTTTGTTATTGGATTCTGGATGTTGGATCTTGCTAACAATACAGTGCAG ggACCAGCTCGTGCCCTTCTGGCTGATCTATCAG GTCCTGATCAGCACAATTCTTCAAATGCCATATTTTGCTTATGGATGGCTGTTGGAAACATCTTGGGGTTTTCGGCTGGTGCTAGTGGGAGTTGGCATCG GTGGTTTCCTTTCTTGGAAAGTAGAGCTTGCTGTGAAGCCTGTGCCAATCTTAAGGCAGCATTTCTTGTCGCTGTT GTATTTCTCTTCTTTTGTACTGCTGTGACTATATTGTTTGCTAAGGAGGTTCCGCTTCCACCACCAGCAAATGAGTCGACCCATTTATCTGATTCTGCTCCTTTGTTGGATGATTCCACACAAAATGGCTTTCAACACTCAAATTCAAAATCTGATGTGTCCGCTGTTGCCAATGCTAACAGAAGCACTGCTGAAAATGGATATGAGCGAGTGTCAAAATTGAGACATGCTAACTCAAAAGATACAAATGTTCAAAATGAAGTTTTCAGTGATGGGCCTGGAGCCGTATTGGTTAACTTATTAACCAGTTTAAGGCATTTACCACCTGCAATGCACTCGGTTCTTATTGTTATGGCTCTCAGTTGG CTTTCCTGGTTCCCATTCTTTTTGTTTGATACGGATTGGATGGGAAGAGAAGTATACCATGGTGATCCAAAAGGGAATGCTGCTGAAATAAAGTTGTATGATCAAGGTGTCAGAGAAGGTGCATTTGGTTTGCTATTAAATTCT GTTGTTCTGGGGGTTAGTTCGTTCTTTATTAGACCTATGTGTCAACGGATGGGGTCAAGACTTGTTTGGGCAACAAGCAACTATACTGTGTTTGCCTGTATGGCCATTACAGGTATCATTAGTTTGGTATCTGTCAAAGAATATACTCAAGGGATCGAACATGTAATTGGTGGGAGTGCAGCAATCAGGATTGCTGCCTTGGTTGTTTTCACCCTTCTTGGCTTTCCTCTAGCC ATTACCTATAGTGTTCCATTTTCTGTTACAGCAGAGTTGACTGCAGATTCTGGTGGTGGCCAAG GATTGGCAATTGGAGTTTTGAACCTTGCAATTGTCATTCCACAG ATGATTGTATCTCTTGGTGCGGGTCCATGGGATGCTCTATTTGGTGGAGGAAATATACCGGCCTTTATTTTGGCTTCCTTCTGCGCTCTGGCTGCAGGGGTTATTGCAACTCTTAGGCTGCCTGATCTGTCAAGTTCCTTCAAGTCATCTGGTTTTCATTTTGGATAA
- the LOC107920599 gene encoding sucrose transport protein SUC3 isoform X2 has protein sequence MAIVRRTCFNHKTLGIEHAFSSFIWLCGPITGLVVQPCVGIWSDKCTSKYGRRRPFILAGSLMISLSVIIIGFSADIGYILGDTMEHCSTFKGTRTRAAFVFVIGFWMLDLANNTVQGPARALLADLSGPDQHNSSNAIFCLWMAVGNILGFSAGASGSWHRWFPFLESRACCEACANLKAAFLVAVVFLFFCTAVTILFAKEVPLPPPANESTHLSDSAPLLDDSTQNGFQHSNSKSDVSAVANANRSTAENGYERVSKLRHANSKDTNVQNEVFSDGPGAVLVNLLTSLRHLPPAMHSVLIVMALSWLSWFPFFLFDTDWMGREVYHGDPKGNAAEIKLYDQGVREGAFGLLLNSVVLGVSSFFIRPMCQRMGSRLVWATSNYTVFACMAITGIISLVSVKEYTQGIEHVIGGSAAIRIAALVVFTLLGFPLAITYSVPFSVTAELTADSGGGQGLAIGVLNLAIVIPQMIVSLGAGPWDALFGGGNIPAFILASFCALAAGVIATLRLPDLSSSFKSSGFHFG, from the exons atGGCCATTGTTCGAAGAACATGTTTTAATCATAAA ACACTTGGAATAGAGCATGCTTTTTCTTCGTTCATTTGGCTCTGTGGTCCAATAACTGGTCTTGTG GTTCAACCTTGTGTCGGTATTTGGAGTGATAAATGCACTTCAAAATATGGAAGGAGACGGCCTTTTATCCTTGCTGGATCACTCATGATCTCTCTTTCT gtGATAATAATCGGATTTTCTGCAGACATTGGATACATTTTAGGTGATACGATGGAGCATTGCAG TACGTTTAAAGGTACACGAACGAGGGCGGCTTTTGTCTTTGTTATTGGATTCTGGATGTTGGATCTTGCTAACAATACAGTGCAG ggACCAGCTCGTGCCCTTCTGGCTGATCTATCAG GTCCTGATCAGCACAATTCTTCAAATGCCATATTTTGCTTATGGATGGCTGTTGGAAACATCTTGGGGTTTTCGGCTGGTGCTAGTGGGAGTTGGCATCG GTGGTTTCCTTTCTTGGAAAGTAGAGCTTGCTGTGAAGCCTGTGCCAATCTTAAGGCAGCATTTCTTGTCGCTGTT GTATTTCTCTTCTTTTGTACTGCTGTGACTATATTGTTTGCTAAGGAGGTTCCGCTTCCACCACCAGCAAATGAGTCGACCCATTTATCTGATTCTGCTCCTTTGTTGGATGATTCCACACAAAATGGCTTTCAACACTCAAATTCAAAATCTGATGTGTCCGCTGTTGCCAATGCTAACAGAAGCACTGCTGAAAATGGATATGAGCGAGTGTCAAAATTGAGACATGCTAACTCAAAAGATACAAATGTTCAAAATGAAGTTTTCAGTGATGGGCCTGGAGCCGTATTGGTTAACTTATTAACCAGTTTAAGGCATTTACCACCTGCAATGCACTCGGTTCTTATTGTTATGGCTCTCAGTTGG CTTTCCTGGTTCCCATTCTTTTTGTTTGATACGGATTGGATGGGAAGAGAAGTATACCATGGTGATCCAAAAGGGAATGCTGCTGAAATAAAGTTGTATGATCAAGGTGTCAGAGAAGGTGCATTTGGTTTGCTATTAAATTCT GTTGTTCTGGGGGTTAGTTCGTTCTTTATTAGACCTATGTGTCAACGGATGGGGTCAAGACTTGTTTGGGCAACAAGCAACTATACTGTGTTTGCCTGTATGGCCATTACAGGTATCATTAGTTTGGTATCTGTCAAAGAATATACTCAAGGGATCGAACATGTAATTGGTGGGAGTGCAGCAATCAGGATTGCTGCCTTGGTTGTTTTCACCCTTCTTGGCTTTCCTCTAGCC ATTACCTATAGTGTTCCATTTTCTGTTACAGCAGAGTTGACTGCAGATTCTGGTGGTGGCCAAG GATTGGCAATTGGAGTTTTGAACCTTGCAATTGTCATTCCACAG ATGATTGTATCTCTTGGTGCGGGTCCATGGGATGCTCTATTTGGTGGAGGAAATATACCGGCCTTTATTTTGGCTTCCTTCTGCGCTCTGGCTGCAGGGGTTATTGCAACTCTTAGGCTGCCTGATCTGTCAAGTTCCTTCAAGTCATCTGGTTTTCATTTTGGATAA
- the LOC107920599 gene encoding sucrose transport protein SUC3 isoform X3 yields the protein MHFKIWKETAFYPCWITHDLSFYIGYILGDTMEHCSTFKGTRTRAAFVFVIGFWMLDLANNTVQGPARALLADLSGPDQHNSSNAIFCLWMAVGNILGFSAGASGSWHRWFPFLESRACCEACANLKAAFLVAVVFLFFCTAVTILFAKEVPLPPPANESTHLSDSAPLLDDSTQNGFQHSNSKSDVSAVANANRSTAENGYERVSKLRHANSKDTNVQNEVFSDGPGAVLVNLLTSLRHLPPAMHSVLIVMALSWLSWFPFFLFDTDWMGREVYHGDPKGNAAEIKLYDQGVREGAFGLLLNSVVLGVSSFFIRPMCQRMGSRLVWATSNYTVFACMAITGIISLVSVKEYTQGIEHVIGGSAAIRIAALVVFTLLGFPLAITYSVPFSVTAELTADSGGGQGLAIGVLNLAIVIPQMIVSLGAGPWDALFGGGNIPAFILASFCALAAGVIATLRLPDLSSSFKSSGFHFG from the exons ATGCACTTCAAAATATGGAAGGAGACGGCCTTTTATCCTTGCTGGATCACTCATGATCTCTCTTTCT ACATTGGATACATTTTAGGTGATACGATGGAGCATTGCAG TACGTTTAAAGGTACACGAACGAGGGCGGCTTTTGTCTTTGTTATTGGATTCTGGATGTTGGATCTTGCTAACAATACAGTGCAG ggACCAGCTCGTGCCCTTCTGGCTGATCTATCAG GTCCTGATCAGCACAATTCTTCAAATGCCATATTTTGCTTATGGATGGCTGTTGGAAACATCTTGGGGTTTTCGGCTGGTGCTAGTGGGAGTTGGCATCG GTGGTTTCCTTTCTTGGAAAGTAGAGCTTGCTGTGAAGCCTGTGCCAATCTTAAGGCAGCATTTCTTGTCGCTGTT GTATTTCTCTTCTTTTGTACTGCTGTGACTATATTGTTTGCTAAGGAGGTTCCGCTTCCACCACCAGCAAATGAGTCGACCCATTTATCTGATTCTGCTCCTTTGTTGGATGATTCCACACAAAATGGCTTTCAACACTCAAATTCAAAATCTGATGTGTCCGCTGTTGCCAATGCTAACAGAAGCACTGCTGAAAATGGATATGAGCGAGTGTCAAAATTGAGACATGCTAACTCAAAAGATACAAATGTTCAAAATGAAGTTTTCAGTGATGGGCCTGGAGCCGTATTGGTTAACTTATTAACCAGTTTAAGGCATTTACCACCTGCAATGCACTCGGTTCTTATTGTTATGGCTCTCAGTTGG CTTTCCTGGTTCCCATTCTTTTTGTTTGATACGGATTGGATGGGAAGAGAAGTATACCATGGTGATCCAAAAGGGAATGCTGCTGAAATAAAGTTGTATGATCAAGGTGTCAGAGAAGGTGCATTTGGTTTGCTATTAAATTCT GTTGTTCTGGGGGTTAGTTCGTTCTTTATTAGACCTATGTGTCAACGGATGGGGTCAAGACTTGTTTGGGCAACAAGCAACTATACTGTGTTTGCCTGTATGGCCATTACAGGTATCATTAGTTTGGTATCTGTCAAAGAATATACTCAAGGGATCGAACATGTAATTGGTGGGAGTGCAGCAATCAGGATTGCTGCCTTGGTTGTTTTCACCCTTCTTGGCTTTCCTCTAGCC ATTACCTATAGTGTTCCATTTTCTGTTACAGCAGAGTTGACTGCAGATTCTGGTGGTGGCCAAG GATTGGCAATTGGAGTTTTGAACCTTGCAATTGTCATTCCACAG ATGATTGTATCTCTTGGTGCGGGTCCATGGGATGCTCTATTTGGTGGAGGAAATATACCGGCCTTTATTTTGGCTTCCTTCTGCGCTCTGGCTGCAGGGGTTATTGCAACTCTTAGGCTGCCTGATCTGTCAAGTTCCTTCAAGTCATCTGGTTTTCATTTTGGATAA